A single window of Tiliqua scincoides isolate rTilSci1 chromosome 10, rTilSci1.hap2, whole genome shotgun sequence DNA harbors:
- the NDUFS5 gene encoding NADH dehydrogenase [ubiquinone] iron-sulfur protein 5, protein MPFLDLQEQLGIDVDRWFTIQSAKQPYKRAGLCHAFEKEWLECADGIGRTRAEKECKLEMDDLFECMNRHKMIMRLKTITEQKKKLIKEGKYTPPDYHTDKPETKP, encoded by the exons ATGCCATTTCTTGATCTCCAGGAGCAGCTGGGAATTGATGTGGACAGATGGTTTACCATACAGAGTGCCAAGCAGCCATACAAACGGGCTGGATTGTGCCATGCATTCGAGAAGGAGTGGCTGGAGTGCGCTGACGGCATCGGGCGAACACGTGCAGAGAAAGAGTGCAAACTGGAGATGGATGACCTCTTTGAGTGCATGAACAGGCACAAAATG ATAATGCGCCTGAAGACTAtcacagagcagaagaagaagctgATCAAGGAAGGGAAGTACACCCCACCTGACTACCACACCGACAAACCAGAGACCAAGCCTTGA